The nucleotide sequence TCGCAGATGAGGTCGCCAAAGAGCTGGACTACCTGGGCAATAATTTAGTGCAGACGGTACAGCAAAATATTCGTCAGCGATTGGGGTGGCAGCAGTCCCCCGCGAGTCAGGTCACCGTTCCGACCCAGGCCAACAGCGATGACAGTAATTTAGATCGCATTCTGCGCATTGTTGATATTTTGCGCAAAAACGACGGGTTTGACGCGACGCTGCTAGCACGGCAATTGCCCCAGGTTTTAACCAAACGTGAAACTCGCGACATGGGGCAGCGCATTGTGGGTAATCTCACCCAGCGGGCTGCCGCTCGATTCATTCGTGACGTGCTCTTGGCCAATACCCCCGCAAAATCACCAGAGGTCGCCCCGGCTACCTATCGATAGTCCAGTCGTCAGAGTGTTCACGGCGGCAACTGACCTCATCAACTGCGTTCAGCCCTTGTTGTTAGCGACAACAAGGGCTGATTTTTAGGAATGCGGCAAGCGGCAAGACTGTAGCTGAGTTCAGGGAAATCACCCGACACGACTGTCTTGTTCGGTATCGGCAGCCCAATCGGTCGGCAAATAACCCGTAGGCTCATCCCAACAATCGTCATCATCTTCCGTACCTTGTGGGCTCATTTCGATCGCAACCTGGTCGCGGATCAGGGCCGTATCCGGCAGGGTGACAGGGATCTCTCGCAGAGCGGCCAGAACAGCGGTGGCGGAGTCATAGCGCTGAGAAAAGTCATACCGCACCATTTTGCTAATCACCGCCGCCAGGGTGGGATGCAGATCAGGCACGCAGTATTGCCAAATCACATCGCCGCGATCGTCGTATTGCAGTTTGTAGGGCGAAATCCCGGTCAGCGCTTCGATCGCCGTAATCCCAATCGCGTAAAGGTCACTGCTAAAGCGCGGCATCCCGGCCGACTGCTCACTCGGCATGTAACCTTTGGTCCCAATGCCGATGGTGGAAGTGATGTGGGGCTCAGTTTCGGCCAGTTGGTTGGGCAGTTCTTTCACCGAGCCAAAGTCAATCAGCACCAGACGCCCATCACCGGCCCGCCGAATCAGGTTAGAAGGTTTGATATCGCGGTGAATCACCCCTTGCTGATGCACAAATTCCACCACGGGCAAAATATCCAGCAAAAAGTTCATCACCCAGGCGGCAGATTTAGGGTGCCGCGAGCTGAGTTCTTCCTTCAGCATGTTGCCCTCGATCAATTCTTCCACCAGATAAAAAGACACCCCCGTTTGGAAGTGCGCCAGCAGGCGAGGAATTTGATTGTGATGGCCGAGCCGCTCTAGGGTTTGGGCTTCGGCGACAAACAGGCGGTGAGCGAGTTGGTGGGATTTAGGATCATCACTCAGAATCCGCAGCCGTTTCACCACGCAAAGGGGATTGCCAGGGCGCTGGGTATCGGCAGCAGTATAGGTTTCACTAAAACCCCCCGCCCCGAGGACGGCCTGCACCTGATACCGAGCCGCCAAAATCGTGCCGACGACTTCGGCTTGGCGCGCTTCTAACAGATCTTGAAAGTCCTCTTCCTGGCTAATGATTTCTTGCACGATGGGCGAGGTGGCATATTGCGCCAGGGTTTGGCGGAACCGCTGCTTGCGCATTTGTTCACTAATAAGGCTCGCGACGCTGTAGCAGCCACCCGTGGTAAACAACGCGATGGTGACCCCCGCAATGGGTAAGAACACTCCAAAGGCAGTGAACCCAACAAAGCTAATTGCCAACCAACTAACACCCGCGACCGCCGTCCAGATCAACCGATAGAGGGTGCGATCGCGGCGCACCAGCAACAGTAAAAATCCCGTTCCCACCGCTAGGGTAAAGACCGCTCGCCATCCCGAATGGGGGATCAGAGTCTGAATGGCCGCCCCCGCCTGCAAAGTAGCGATATCGTTGGCCAAAATTTCGACCCCAGGCATCTTCAGCGGATATCCAGCACTTTGGGCAAAGGGCACATTATGAAAGTCTTGGTGCACCTCCGAGGTAGAGCCGATCAGCACAATTTTGTCCTGCAAGGCCGCCCCGGAGTCGAGATAATTTTCCCAGGGATCACTGTCTAAGACATACCAGAAAGGAATGTGCTCAAAGGTTTTGACCGGACCGTGAAACTGAATGCCATCCCCGCGAGCCTGGGGCATAGGCACCTGGGCCGCAGTCAAGGTGGCTTGGGCAAAACTCTGCTGAGCCGATAAGGGCGCCGCCGAGTCATCCCCAAAGTTAGTGACTAAAGGCGATCGCGCCAGCTCCTCAAAATATGTGTGACCCTGACGATGAATGCGACCATCTGCTTCGAGTGGGAAGTTGATGTTGCCCAGATGAATGCCCGTCTGCTGAAACTTGTCGAGGGGCAGCGTTGGCTGAAACATGGTGCCCTGACGGGTTTGACTTTCGTTATACAGCATGGCCAGGGTGACGCGATCGCCATATTTGTCCAGCACTTGGATTAAGCGATCGTCATCCGCTGGTCCATAGGCACTGTCCGTCGACAAAATAATATCGAGAGACACCGATTTGGCCCCGGCGGCCAGTAAGCGCTCAATGACGATCGCATAGGCTTCTCGTTGCCAGGGCCACTGTTGAATCGGCTCTAGGTCGGCGTATTGCACCGGGTCGCTGCGATAATGCTCGACCTGAGACAGTGACTCATCATCAATTGCCAAAATCACAATATCGTCAGGCGCCACCCGAGGCCCCCGCAGTTCAAAAAACAGCGTTTGCAGTTCTCGCTCCCACTGGGCCAAAAGGGGACTATTGATGGCCGTGAAGAGCGCGGCTAGTGACAAACATCCCCCGGCTAGCAGCGTTTGCCACCGGAGATAAAAAGGCCGAGGATGGGTCTGCGTTTTGGACTGAGTAACCGTTGCCGAATGAGTCATAAAGAGTTGTTATCTGAGGGCGGCTGCGCTGACAGGTAGATGCTGATCGACACCCCTTGAGGCCATTTCTGCGGATATTGAGGTCTGCAAGCAGTGATTGACCGTGCATTGGCAGGCGGGCAATTCAACCATTGGCGGCAATTGAGCCAGTCAATCGCAGAAACGCTGTTTCAAATTGTACGTGCTTACCCTGATCTGCATCAGGATGGGTTCGCTTGAATGACCGGACGAATGGTGCCGGATAAAGCGCCCAACGCCTGACTACGGAAGGAGTGTATTCTGAGCAGGGGGAGGGCTGGTCAGGCCCCAATTGGGACAATAGTTAACCCCAGGAGCCCAACCGTCAGCGACCAACGAAGGAACCTTGCATGATGATGGATTATGTCATTGAGAATGCTACGCTCGTCGGACAGCCCGGACGATGGGCGATCGCGTTGCAAGATGGCAAGATTGCCGCCGTCCAACCAACGCTGCAGGTGGCGGCACACCACACCCTCGACGCCCAAGGCCAACTGCTCATTCCCGGTTTAGTCGATGGCCATATCCATTTAGACAAAGCATTTTTGTTGAAACAAGCACCCGCCCAAGCGGGCGATTTTGCGGAGGCGTTAGCAACCACATTGCGACTCAAGCAGCAATACACGCTTGAAGATATTCAACAGCGATCGCGCACGGTGCTAGAGCAGGCGATCGCCTTTGGCATCACGGCCATGCGTAGTCACGTCGAGGTGGACCCGATTTTAGGGCTGAAATCCATGGAAGCCCTGCTGCCGTTGAAAAACGAATATCAAGCGGGCATCACCCTGCAATTAGCCGTGTTTGCCCAAGAGGGCATCACCAACCAACCCGGCACGGCAGCGCTATTGCGAGAGGCAATGGCAATGGGCGGCGACGTGATTGGGTCAGCTCCCTACGTCGATCCCGATCCCCAGCGCAATATTGAGATTATCTTTGACATTGCCGAAGAGTTTGACTGCGACGTTGACTTTCACCTCGATTTTTTGGACAACGATGAACCGTTGCAGCTGCCCCTAGTGATTGCCGAAACCCGCAAGCGCCAGTGGCAAGGCCGCGTCTGTTTGGGGCATATGACCAAGCTCGCGGGGCTACCGCCAAAACGGTTGAGAGCGATCGCGGCGGAGCTACAAGCGGCGGGCATTGCGGTACTGGCTCTCCCCGCTTCGGATCTTTATATGATGTCGCGCCAAGACACTTACAACGTCCGTCGCGGCGTCGCACCCCTGCACCAGCTCGCCGAGTGGGGCGTGACCGTCGGCACCGCCACCAACAATATTCAAAACCTGTTTACGCCCTTTGGCGATGGCGACGTGCTGAAAATCGCGACCTTGCTAGCCAACGTCTTGCAATTGGGCACCACGGCACAGCACGAGGTCTGTCTGGACTGGGTGACGCAGCAGGGAGCCCGCGCGATCGGGATTGACAACTATGGGGTAGAACCCGGCTGTGCCGCAGATTTAGTGTTGCTCGGCGCAACCTCAGCCTCGGAAGCGATCGCCACGGCCCCCCCCAGCCGCACCGTTTTCAAAGCGGGCACAATCGTCGCCCAAACCCAGCTCCAGTCTCAGACCTTTTGGGCAGCGGCAGCAGTCGGGTAACCAGGACAGACAATTTATAACAAGCCTAAATCTCGGAGAGCATTCCGGGCAGCGGCTTTCTCTGCGTCCTGTTTGCGCCGTCCTTGCCCCTGACCATAGACCGTATCGCGAATGCTCACAACAGCGGTGAACTCTTTCGCGTGGTCTGGCCCCGACTCTTCCACAATCTCATAGATGGGAATATCGCCAGTTCGCCCCAGAGACCATTCCTGCAGCGCGCTCTTCTCATTGATGTTGCGGGTGGGATCGGCCAAATCATCCACCACGGCCTCAAATAGCGGAAACACAAACGCGCGCACGGGCGCAATCTGCGATCGCTGATCCAAAAAGTACGCCCCGACCAACGCCTCAAAGGCACTACTTAGCAAGCGGGCATTGGTGCGCCCGCCACTGCCTTCCACGCCTTTGCCTAGCCGTAGGTGGATTTGCAGCGAGAGGTGCTGGGCAAACTTGCCGAGTTGTGTGGCATCCACCAGCGAAGCCCGCAGGGGCGTCAGTTCTCCCTCAGACTTGTCGGGATAGCGGGCAAACAAAAATTCCCCACAGAGAAAGGTGAGAATGGCATCACCCAAAAACTCCAGCCGCTCGTTATCGCCCCCCGCATCGGGATTTTCTCGCGCGTAAGACTTGTGAGTCATCGCCTGGGTCAACAACATCGCATTCTGAAATGATGGCAGACTCGCCATTGCTTTTGTCCTAGTCAATGTCATCCGGGTCGATGCCCAGCGATCGCAATCGTTCCGCCAAGCGTTCGGCTCGTTGTTGAGCCGCCTCTGTATCCGTCAAAAACCAATTGCCGGCGCGATCGCACCAGCGCAACCAAGCACTCGGCACGCCCTCAAAATTTCCCTGCCAGATCCCCAGGCCAATGTCTAAATCCGCTAACCAAATGCGCGGATTCTCCGCCTGCAAAGTCTGTTCTTGAAAACGGCCCGATACCAACTGAAAGTAGCGTAAACGCCGAGTGTAGCGGCTGTAGACAATGTAATGCTTGACGCCCAAGTACTGCTCATACACCTCGACCTTACTCGGTGGCGTATTTACCGGAGCCAACGGCGGTGGAAATTGATCCGCGCGGGGATCAATCACGCGATCTTGAGCGCGATAAAACCGCCCTAAATCCTCCCGTTCGGTCTTTGGCGACAAAAACTCGACGATGACGTGGGGCGGCTGTTGCTCTTGCCACACGACGTAACTCATCCGCAAGTCGTCACCGTTGTACAAGCGGGGGACATTGAGCGCTAAAAACCAGTCAGGGCGCTTATGCCAGAGCACATGGGTCGGGTCGTAGTACACATTCAGGTCAGTGCCCGTAAACCAATTCTCTTGACTGTAGGCAGTCAGTCTCAGG is from Leptolyngbya iicbica LK and encodes:
- a CDS encoding amidohydrolase family protein, with translation MMMDYVIENATLVGQPGRWAIALQDGKIAAVQPTLQVAAHHTLDAQGQLLIPGLVDGHIHLDKAFLLKQAPAQAGDFAEALATTLRLKQQYTLEDIQQRSRTVLEQAIAFGITAMRSHVEVDPILGLKSMEALLPLKNEYQAGITLQLAVFAQEGITNQPGTAALLREAMAMGGDVIGSAPYVDPDPQRNIEIIFDIAEEFDCDVDFHLDFLDNDEPLQLPLVIAETRKRQWQGRVCLGHMTKLAGLPPKRLRAIAAELQAAGIAVLALPASDLYMMSRQDTYNVRRGVAPLHQLAEWGVTVGTATNNIQNLFTPFGDGDVLKIATLLANVLQLGTTAQHEVCLDWVTQQGARAIGIDNYGVEPGCAADLVLLGATSASEAIATAPPSRTVFKAGTIVAQTQLQSQTFWAAAAVG
- a CDS encoding Uma2 family endonuclease translates to MDSVKGSFIPALASAPPRETLPTMYDLPSEFPEEPGLPDEFHDLQPQLLSRTLRLTAYSQENWFTGTDLNVYYDPTHVLWHKRPDWFLALNVPRLYNGDDLRMSYVVWQEQQPPHVIVEFLSPKTEREDLGRFYRAQDRVIDPRADQFPPPLAPVNTPPSKVEVYEQYLGVKHYIVYSRYTRRLRYFQLVSGRFQEQTLQAENPRIWLADLDIGLGIWQGNFEGVPSAWLRWCDRAGNWFLTDTEAAQQRAERLAERLRSLGIDPDDID
- a CDS encoding serine/threonine-protein kinase encodes the protein MTHSATVTQSKTQTHPRPFYLRWQTLLAGGCLSLAALFTAINSPLLAQWERELQTLFFELRGPRVAPDDIVILAIDDESLSQVEHYRSDPVQYADLEPIQQWPWQREAYAIVIERLLAAGAKSVSLDIILSTDSAYGPADDDRLIQVLDKYGDRVTLAMLYNESQTRQGTMFQPTLPLDKFQQTGIHLGNINFPLEADGRIHRQGHTYFEELARSPLVTNFGDDSAAPLSAQQSFAQATLTAAQVPMPQARGDGIQFHGPVKTFEHIPFWYVLDSDPWENYLDSGAALQDKIVLIGSTSEVHQDFHNVPFAQSAGYPLKMPGVEILANDIATLQAGAAIQTLIPHSGWRAVFTLAVGTGFLLLLVRRDRTLYRLIWTAVAGVSWLAISFVGFTAFGVFLPIAGVTIALFTTGGCYSVASLISEQMRKQRFRQTLAQYATSPIVQEIISQEEDFQDLLEARQAEVVGTILAARYQVQAVLGAGGFSETYTAADTQRPGNPLCVVKRLRILSDDPKSHQLAHRLFVAEAQTLERLGHHNQIPRLLAHFQTGVSFYLVEELIEGNMLKEELSSRHPKSAAWVMNFLLDILPVVEFVHQQGVIHRDIKPSNLIRRAGDGRLVLIDFGSVKELPNQLAETEPHITSTIGIGTKGYMPSEQSAGMPRFSSDLYAIGITAIEALTGISPYKLQYDDRGDVIWQYCVPDLHPTLAAVISKMVRYDFSQRYDSATAVLAALREIPVTLPDTALIRDQVAIEMSPQGTEDDDDCWDEPTGYLPTDWAADTEQDSRVG
- the rnc gene encoding ribonuclease III, producing MASLPSFQNAMLLTQAMTHKSYARENPDAGGDNERLEFLGDAILTFLCGEFLFARYPDKSEGELTPLRASLVDATQLGKFAQHLSLQIHLRLGKGVEGSGGRTNARLLSSAFEALVGAYFLDQRSQIAPVRAFVFPLFEAVVDDLADPTRNINEKSALQEWSLGRTGDIPIYEIVEESGPDHAKEFTAVVSIRDTVYGQGQGRRKQDAEKAAARNALRDLGLL